Genomic window (Vigna unguiculata cultivar IT97K-499-35 chromosome 10, ASM411807v1, whole genome shotgun sequence):
AGCTCTCCGcatgagcgagagctcgagtacAAACCTAGCCTgtttctgcaagtctcgcctaggcgagacaggctcgcctTGGCGAGAGTATCAGAGCTCACCACTGTTCTCCCTACAATAGCCACATTTTCGTATCCAAGCAACAATACAAGGCATTCCATAGTTCAACTACAACACACAAGCCATAAATCATGAAACAGAGGCAATGCAAGtcaaaaattgaagtaaataagcaagccctagcttcccttacctggaaataagcTAACAAGGGACTTCGACACTTAAACCCACGAACACAGCAACTTTGAGAGTAGTTTTAAGAGCTGTGATTAGTGACATGAAAAGGAAACGAGGTTACTACTGTGAACCTCCAATAGGGACTACGAAACCAGCTGAAGAAGAAAGAGTATGAGTTAAGGGacaacttacgtggagtagagCAGGGGTTGAACTAACTTGAAGATGACTAGGaaccaaaccctagtagagaaACATCAGCAACTCTAAGGAAATGAGAGattattttctgaaagtgagatgAATGAGTGGGTTAGGGTAGATTACGGTGTTTGgctccctatgggccagccttaggcccaactgatttgggACAGCcccttttaaaataaaggcATATAATAAGTGGGtcttacaaatatattattattcttttgatattttttaccaAAGAAGTatacaacaatatatatatatatatatatatatatatatatatatatatgtgtgtgtgtgtgtgtgtgtgtgtgtgtgtatgtgtgtgtgtgtaaatatactttttttaagaagtgtttcaaaatgggaaaaaaatttaaaactcataaatttatactattttttttaaattacatttttatttttcaatattaagatcgaaaagttcaaattttattattaaaaataaatttttcaaaatttttaaattattttgtgatATGAGACATGGAAATGACTAAAAAagatttgagaaaaaatataagTCATAATAGTAGGTGATAGAGAACTATCTCTTGAGTTAATATAAGAAGAACTTGAGGACTATTTGCAATTCCAAGGACATGAAGACATGAACATCATGACTTGTAACACACTTATAGAAtacattttagaaaattaaaagttgttaattttctttatttatttgtaagcTCATTGGGCAAACCACTTTTGTTGAACATACACTCCCTTTTCTGATTTTTATAGATTGCACACATCGCTGAGCGAGCTATGTCATTGGGCGAGTGTTGGCATTTGAAACTACATTTTCGATTTATGTTTTTGCGTTTTTAagctttgggttttcttttaggaTTTTTAGATTTCTTAAACATTTGTGCCTATATATTGGGCCACAAAACACAAATGTAAACACCTTTGGTCTATCATTATATGAAATTAGTTTTCATTTAAGAGAGGATTCTCTTGGTTCTTGTTATAGAACATCGGTTCTTATCAGAAATTGAATTCTTTGTGAGGAATCTTTCTTggcttatcaatctgctagattgtggcgccATCCATCTTTATTTTATTCCACGTTCTTCTTATATATCTTCTAGTAGTCTTTGATTTGATTTATCTATTTTACAAAATGAATCCAAATTTAGAAATGATCGTAATCTTTCCTCGATAGAACGTATCAGTAGGTATACTTGTTGATAATATTTCTCACAACACTTACATTTTGTAACACTAGTGATTTTTCTTGTATTGATACCAACAAAtggaaatatttataattgtatttCCTTTTAAATTAACACACCCTTGCCCATTTCCTATAATAAGAATAATTCCTCATAAAGTCCACACTTATTTTCTTCCTCTAACCAATGTTTTCTTAGTCTCTCTTCTATTACATTTGGATTTTCATGCCCTCTCAACCATGTATATGGTACCCTTATACAAAGATGATTATTGTGCCAATTGTTTTTAGAGTTTGGTACATCATTTATGATTTTGTAGTATGATTGTCTATAATATAATGTAGTATACCATCTATTAGTATGGTAGCAAATAGTatacaatgatattttgttttgttaccTTCATACTCGTATATAAAGTCCTTTTTTGATTTATATAAGATGAAATGCATTATTTTTGTGTGCATAATGTTCTATTGTTCTATTCATTAGtgacttttttttgttatgcgttttgatttatatgattttgaatACATAAATCTTGATTGTCAAATATGTCCTACTCATTATGGACTTAAGATGGGAGAAACTTATCTTTTCATTTTGCCTTTAAAAGTACTTGGTCCTTATTGACGTATGCCCTCCAAGGTTCGTCCCCTTGGGCTTGGATTGTAGTGGCAAGGAATTAACCATTGCCAAGGGGACTTTTACAGCAACTATGTTGTAAAATGGTGAAGGAAGAGCTAAAACCTCTACATAATCTACTTCAATAGAAAAAGAGTCAATGCAACTCTTTGAAGATGAGTCTCCTTTAATGTTTACAAACCATGAATTCATTAAAAGAAGGAATCGACCAAAAGATATGGacaaagaaaaggaagaagaaagctCTTGAATGTGCTTGAAATcatttacaaagaaaaataacaaatacgaggaaaaaatgattttgaatagGACCATTAATTCactttaaataatatatcatttccCAAACATCACATCCTTTAATAGTGTGGTGGagagaaatgaataaaaatagtgACACATTCATTCTCATTATTACTCGTAAAGATAAgcattaaaaatttattctataaaaattactaaaaaatgtAAGCGATTTGCCATTAATGAAGTAATTAAGTAAAGTCATTATTAGAACAAGTAAAGTCGTTCAAATACAAATTCACATGCTAAGGAAACATAATGGTAAAAAGTTGATACTCACGATagtaaaatgattataaaaatactaaacacatctatttataatacaatTGAAATGATCACAAAAAGCAAAAAGTTacacgtgtcattttcttagaatttctacaatttcaaaattcaaattttttttacctcttAAGGTAATTTGGACACATGTCATCTTCTTATCAATTCTCAGACCCTCTTTCTCACTTTCCACCACACTCACATTTTTCCTCTATCTTCACTTTCCCTCTCAGGCCCTCTTACGCACTCTCCACTTCTCTGcctcctcaaaccctagccaccTCTCTGCCGCCACCTCAGTCGCTCTCTCTCGCTCTTCCTCCACAAACACGATCCACCTCTCTTCCACCTCTAACTCTCTCCACCTCTCTTCACTTTCCCTCTCTCTAACCCTACCATGTTTTACGCACTCTCCACTTCTCTGcctcctcaaaccctagccaccTCTTTGCCGCCGCCTCAGACGCTCTCTCTCGCTCTTCCTCCACAAACGCTCTCCACCTCTCTTCCTTCTCAAATGCATTCGACATTTCTACCGCGTCAAACCATCTCCATGATTCTCTCGACTCAAACCCTCTCCACTTTTGTGCCGCATGAAACCCTCTCCATTCGAATCGCACTCTCCCCCTTTCTGcctcctcaaaccctagccaccTCTCTGACGCCGCCTGAAATGCTCTcctcaaaccctaattttttttcttactcttAGTGATTCCAACTTcgttaacattaattttttttggcttctaactcattttttggtttgttttgtttgtgtagaTTGTTTTTGTGCTTCTTTGCCGCCATCTCTCTGACTCCGCCTCAAACGCGCTCCATCGCTCTTGGCTAATACCTTTGATCTcttcacttttcattttgaaaccctaattttttatttcttactcatgtttttgtttgttttgtttgtgtagaTTGTTTTTATGGTTTTGTACTGCCTCAAACCCTCTCGACGTCTTTGCTGAATCAAACCCTTTCCACTTCTTTGCCGCCTCAAACCCTACCATTTCAATATGATATGTTCTTCTAATCATACTTTCTATTTTCATCTCTTCACTTCTCATTTGAAGccctaattaattttttcttaattttattgattCTAACttagtttacattttttttagaaatctaactcatgtttttgtttgttttgtttgtgtagaTTGTTTTTGTGGTTCTGTACCGCCTCAAACCCTCTCGACGTCTCTACTGAATCAAACCCTCTCCACTTCTTTGCCGCCTCAAACCCTACAATTTCAATCTGATATGTTCTTCTAATCTTACTTTCTATTTTCATCTCTTCACTTCTCATTTTGAAacactaattaattttttcttaatttcattgATTCCAACTTcgtttacattttattttttagaaatctaactcatgtttttgtttttttgtttatgtagatTGTTTTTGGGGTTATTCCTTCACTAACTCTAAGAAGATAACTTCATCATGACGAGCACTACGGATTCTAGTTTTTGATCAAATTTCTTTTCtccattataattaaatttataatggaATCCCTTTAATATGTTGTATTGTTTAATTCATATGTTTTGATTAAACATGTCTTccattgttattgattttctaATGTCTGATGTATTCAATTTTCTCCATCCCGTATGTAATTTGAGCTTTTATTCTTAATGCCTATTGAGGCTTGATCTTATTGTCCTTCAACTTTCAAGAAACCCCAACATTTGAGGTTTATTTCattcttatgttatttttatattttctcttactTTCCATTCACCTTAACTTTCAAGAGACGCCAAGATTTCAGGTATAACTTTGTTTAAATGCAGAAATTTTTGCCATCTTAAGTCATAAGcaaatttgttgttgattaGTTATGAATATGGCATTGAGGTAAGCAAAGACCAAGGAGTAGTTGGTAATGGTAACCAACTTTTAAATGTAAGTCAAGAATATTGATATAATGGAATCCCTTTAATATGTTGTATtgctttttgttgttgttgtattgTTGATTCAAATATCTTCCATACTACcgtttgaaatttattttttttgtggcCTATTGCATGTTTTATTGGTTTCTATTACCTGAGAAAGTTGCTTCTTAATATTAGCAGGATGTAATTTGACCTTTTATTCTTAATGTTTGCTGAAATTTGATCTGATTGTACCTCAACTTTCAAGAAACCCCAACATTTCAAGTTTACTTAATTCTTATGTCTTTTGATATGCATACATAAAGTTAGTTCTTTCCTTTTTCATCTACGTTACAACATTTATGTTACTGTTTGCATTACTTtacttctttcctttttcttctttgtgttttaaattttcaaatgttcAAACTACATCTTTATTCGAAATCAGATCTTTATTTCCTATTTTCGTTTATTTGTCAACCTTTTCTAACATTTAAAGTGACTTTATGTTGTCTTTTTGTACTACTCTCTGCCATATTTCCTTTTCTTACACAACATTGAGCCATGTGAAaaacaacttttgttttttttctgtGGTCTTCGTATTTTTGTCAATCACTTTTCCCAATTTTTACTCCATTTGGTTAACCAAAACCACAGTGTGCGTATTGTTTTAGTAAATATCTTTACTCATGTCAAAATCTGCTTCTGCTTTTCCCaattgtttctaaatttgtgAAATGAAAACCAGAGCATGCGTATggtgttgttttttatttatgatcttccaaaatttttttattatgtgtttttgttttgtacaAATACATGTCTGCAGACCTTTCTTCATTCCTTACTATACTCTAATTTCCCTAATTTCTCTCATTCCTTACACCATGTCTATTATCCAAAAACACACTCACTCCTTACAAGAACTCAACCCTGAGAAGGAAAGTTGGAATATCGTTGCAAGAGTTGTAAGGTTATGGTTTGTTGAAGATTACACAAAAGGAAAAACTCCATTTTCCATGGAAATTGTTCTTTAAGACAAATAGGTACCTTCCTAAAACTATAAAcgccttttatttttttacttttcctaaattttttatttttactcataagtttaaatatgcttttatttttttcatttatgaaattgtttttgcaGGGTGTCCTAATCCATGCATCTGTTAGACGCACATTGATATACAAATTCCAGTATGAAATCAAAGAGGATAAGGTTTACACCATTCAATCTTTTAGTGTTTCATGTAATGGTGGTTCTTATAGAACTACAAATCACGCCTATAAGATCAACTTCCAATTTGAAACCAAGGTCAATATGGTTGAAAGTACCTTAGTTTCGAAAACTAGAACTTCATACACCCCTTTTTCAACAATCATAGCTGCTAGTTTTGACACAGATTACTTAGTTagtaagtatattttttttatttttctttcttttttcgtataactttttgttaattttttttctttctttttcctttttctgtaGATGTCATTGGAATGTTTACTGGTGTTGGAACAGAGAGGGAGCTAGAGAAAGCTGGtaagaaaaccaaaataaatgTCATCTATATTGAAGCTGATGGGTAAGCGGATTTCatctgtttttcttctttagtgttttttattttttttatgtatttcatATGCTTctctttttatgtgatttttaacaTTCAATAGTTTGCGACTGGAGTGTACTTTATTTGGTTAATATGTTGATATGTTAAATGCAATTCTGGCCTCTGGAGAGGATCAACATGTTGTCATTGCTTTACATTATTGCAAAGTGAAAACCTTCCAAGGTAACTAACTTTGATTGATTATTAcagttgtattaatttttaaaattgtttttgacaTGTTGTCTTTTGTAGATAAAGTTTATATTCAAAACTGTATGAATTGTACCAAGATAATTTTTAACTGTGATGGTGAAGATGCaaccaagttaaaaaaaatgcaagtatatatacataagatatatctttgtttatagatagatatatgtatatctttgtaatataacatatttttttaacataggATGTGGGATAGTACTGAATCTCCTTCTCAACCTCTTACCCAACTTTGTGCTTCTTCTAAAGTTAGCTTAAAAGATGATTTCATTAAGCTGCATCCTAGGAGTTCAATTGAAGGTCTCAAAGATTTTAAACAGGTTCAAATATTTGTCTCTATGTtgcacataaatatttttatttaattaccgtttatttttttttcatattgtttcattatttattttataggaaAGTACTTTTGTAGTAAAGGCTACTATCAAACATGTGCTAGATCATGATGATTGGTGGTATACAACATGTATCTACAACAAAGCAGTATATCCTGattccaaaatgtttttttgtgaaaagtgTAACAAACATATCATTAAGGTTACACCTAggtaatattattaatcttcagaatataattttattaatataatattaagaaaacttaataatGTTCATcatgtctttatttttttttaggtaTAAACTGAAACTTCGTGTAATTGATGCTACGGATTCTACaacttttgttgtatttgatcGTGATGCAGGTGCAATGTTGAAGAAATCATGCTCTGATATTCTTGACTTACAATACAAGGTTAAGTTTCTAATCTAATCATTTATGCTTATATTGTTAacatttaacttaaatgttttgttttattttcaaatgaatTCACAATCAATTATTTCCTATTCTATATTGGGTACTTTGTTTCCacttattttaatcattattgttATGTACAGTAattctttttcattaatttagataatttatatttatcctttttttaaTAGAACACTGCTGTTGGAGACTTGCCTAAAGAGTTTGAAGTGCTAATTGATAAGACCTATCTGTTCAAAGTTAAGTGCAAGAATGATTAGCAAATTTGAACAATCATTCAGACTTAAAAAAGTTTGCATGGATGAAAAAGTAATTGAAAGCTTTTCTGATGTTGAAATTAAGTCTTTGGTAAGATCTTTTTTTTTACGTCTTatcctatatttttctttaattataatattatttctattgGATACAATTTTTAGGATCTATACTctgcaaatgaagaagaaagcaaaGTAAATGAGCGAACAAATCAAATCTCATCTGATTCCATTGTAGAGGTAGTTGAAGATTacaatttaacttattttgtaaAGCTTTTTATatgctaattttttttaggatttgCTGATCAAATTCACAGAAGAATCAAATGATGTTGAGACTCTAAGTGATCATTTGAACAATATAGTATCAAGCCATGTTCCTGCAAAAGAATCCTTGAAAAATAAAGATGTaattgatgttgaaattgatgagTTAACCCGCAAAGAATCATCTCATCTGGACAATCTTGATTTGGCTACTCAACCACTTGTCCCAGCACTTAAAAGACAAAGTCGATCTATGGTTCAAGAAAACAAGAAGATTCCAgtgaagatgttgaagaagaatATCAAGATTGAAAAGTGATACACTACAAATTGTAATAGACTTTATTTGGTGTTTTATGTtggttatgttattttttgaaaaacatttgCTGGTTTTATGTATTTGTACTCATGACCACTATTTTGTGTTTGCCTTAGgttgttattttgaaaacatttacttcaaatatgttttaatttaattatgaattacaTCAAATGTTGCTCAATTCTGAATAGATTTCATGcttattattcttaattatgTACTTTATGTTTACATTCACAATTTGCTAGCTGAATCAAAGTGTGTTGGTATAATTTTACATTGTCAACACCATAATCATGCTAGCTAcatgaaattaattaagttCAGTAGAGGTTTTGCCTTGTGTTTTGggttataaaaaattgtttattttcactatttgtgtaccttttttaaatatatttctagaaatttatATACCTTTTGTTGTATatggttatttttaaaattcagtaTATATTGCTAGCATAATGTCGAagtgttgatattatttttaatgtcaaCTACATTATGATGCTAGCTACATCAAAGTCATTAAGTTTTTATCTATGTATATTTTTCAACTACATTATTGTTTTCGCAacatataaaacttatttaatgtCTTCAAAACCATTCTTCCTTCATCAAATATTTTACACAATTCTCCTTTCACAGATtgattaacaaataaaaaaacctaCGTAACTTTGCATTTAAAGAATGaaagttgatttttattttcttaatcattttttCTTCCTTATTTTGTTTAGCTTttcagataaaaaatattactcttacaatttttaaaaaaattgtctacCTCTTTTTATGTTTAGtgtcttaaatttatattttctattttgattttaaataactttaaataaacgtttaattttgttatataaaaatacaatttttataatattaacttttattcttttagtaattagttatcttttttgttaatattttattatattatttttatctgcTATTACTCTTTCAACttcttatttgattttatttattaaaaaatttatatttctttaaaaatttttgaaagtcatttttactttatcaaaattaatttaaaaatattcttaaatatgATTGTATTATCAAAACCCCTTCTTTAATTACAAGTCTTTTCATATCTATATAACCGTATGTTTGCCTTATTTACTATCAAGTTTTATGTCTTTTATAAATCACTGAAAAAGAACGGTCACTCCCCTAAACTTGTTTCCATGGATTCCTCTTTGAGTGTCATTGCCAAAAAAACTTTAGCAAGGTTCACTACGTATcattttgttcataatcaggTACGTTTACTTcacaaaaacttgaaaaagtatgtgctttgctatttttttttaagtttaaaccGTACCACATTGCTTCTTCATCCATCTTAATCGTTCAAAagcatgtattttttttttcacttttttcacaatattacttattcttgattttctttctaaaaattcaaactttGTGCAATAATCGTTCAAAGGTtggttttttctattttttttccatgCTTCATGTATGTCAAACTATATTTTCCTTCATCATCTATGCAATTCTTTTTACTTCTTCTCCAAATCTTACTTCATCTGTTTTTTGGTTATCAAAATGTCATCTTTCTTCAATAATCGTTGAAATTcgttaaatattttgtttttgatgCATTTTTCATGTATGTCGACCTTTTTTGTCTTTCATAAGAcaacttatattttttctttgcttGAACTCTGACTTAGTATTTATTTCTTCCAAAGATCTCAACTTTCTTCATTAAGCCTTCAAATTCACTacttttctgttttttgtttttatacatttttcatctatgtcgcttatttttttgtttacatatcccatgcatgtttttattccttgatttaaatatttttgctttcatcATCAGTTTCATATTTGTCTTATTCATCTTTTTTACCTTTCTATctgtttttttatctcaataGGAGTTCGGACATGTTGATCCAatattttttgctatttttggtGAGGAATTAGGACCGGTTTGGTAGTTGGAAGATATTGAAGGGAATCAACATCAGTTAACTTTTAATATGGATGTGAATCCTCCCGTTCTCACGGATGGTTGGTATAgcctaagatttttttataaatttcaacatatccatcaaatTGTATTTAGATATGTTGGCAATTCAACCTTCCACATCACTGTATTCTCCAACATGTTTACATTATCGACTGGTGCGAAATTTCTTTCAAACCTAATTCGGTTGCGAAAAAAACATCTGTTTAGAGTGAAATTGTCAAAATCTCAATGCAAAGCCAGCCATCTGGTgaacttttcattttatatttttgttttatattttattttctttatatatttttttgtgctcttatttagttattttttcagGACCTACAATTTGACTTTGCAGATTACGTTCATAAACGTAGATTGAGGA
Coding sequences:
- the LOC114165449 gene encoding uncharacterized protein LOC114165449, which encodes MSIIQKHTHSLQELNPEKESWNIVARVGVLIHASVRRTLIYKFQYEIKEDKVYTIQSFSVSCNGGSYRTTNHAYKINFQFETKVNMVESTLVSKTRTSYTPFSTIIAASFDTDYLVNVIGMFTGVGTERELEKAGKKTKINVIYIEADGMWDSTESPSQPLTQLCASSKVSLKDDFIKLHPRSSIEGLKDFKQESTFVVKATIKHVLDHDDWWYKLKLRVIDATDSTTFVVFDRDAGAMLKKSCSDILDLQYKDLYSANEEESKVNERTNQISSDSIVEDLLIKFTEESNDVETLSDHLNNIVSSHVPAKESLKNKDVIDVEIDELTRKESSHLDNLDLATQPLVPALKRQSRSMVQENKKIPVKMLKKNIKIEK